A stretch of Myxococcus hansupus DNA encodes these proteins:
- a CDS encoding Mut7-C RNAse domain-containing protein, which translates to MEPPKPPVTLRFHGALNDFLPPARREQTFPHLLQGTPAVKDLIESLGPPHPEVDVVRVDGEAVGFTHRIQPGAHVEVYPVSMDPAPGPRLVPPLQDMPRFVLDVGLGRLVGFLRMLGFDSLWRNDYADETLARVSHDEDRVLLSRDIGVLKRGEVARGYFPRSTDPAEQLVEVVRRYGLTSRMRPFSRCVACNAPLTSAEPSEVAGRIPERVAERHSRFQQCPDCQRVYWAGTHHERMQALVDRLRELEGSP; encoded by the coding sequence ATGGAACCGCCGAAGCCCCCGGTGACGCTGCGCTTCCACGGCGCGCTGAACGACTTCCTGCCCCCCGCGCGCCGGGAGCAGACGTTCCCCCATCTCCTTCAGGGCACGCCCGCGGTGAAGGACCTCATCGAGTCCCTGGGACCGCCCCACCCCGAAGTGGACGTGGTGCGTGTGGATGGTGAAGCCGTGGGCTTCACCCACCGGATCCAACCCGGCGCTCACGTGGAGGTGTACCCCGTGTCGATGGACCCGGCGCCGGGCCCACGACTGGTGCCGCCGCTTCAGGACATGCCCCGCTTCGTGCTCGACGTGGGCCTGGGTCGGCTCGTGGGGTTCCTGCGGATGCTGGGCTTCGACTCTTTGTGGCGCAACGACTACGCGGACGAAACGCTGGCGCGCGTGTCCCATGACGAGGACCGCGTCCTGCTTTCGCGCGACATCGGGGTCCTCAAGCGGGGTGAAGTCGCCCGGGGCTATTTCCCCCGCTCGACGGACCCGGCGGAGCAGTTGGTGGAGGTGGTGCGCCGCTACGGGCTGACGTCCCGCATGCGCCCCTTCTCCCGCTGCGTCGCGTGCAACGCGCCACTGACCTCCGCCGAGCCGTCCGAGGTGGCCGGCCGCATCCCGGAGCGCGTGGCGGAGCGGCACTCACGCTTCCAGCAGTGCCCGGACTGCCAGCGTGTCTACTGGGCCGGCACGCACCACGAGCGGATGCAGGCCCTGGTGGACCGGCTGCGTGAGCTCGAGGGTTCCCCGTAG
- a CDS encoding c-type cytochrome, which translates to MKRLLLLPLLLLPGLAAGAADEGKLAFEKACARCHSVTPLAASQGKTQAAAKRAPRSKRGRNMDLAPLMQQRTPEQLRTWIAGPHRINPKTNCDTRLLPDGDRELLLNYLAIGIHPPPPTREELLRQQFEKDLAASRDQKQRKANDAARRAQGKK; encoded by the coding sequence ATGAAACGACTCCTCCTGTTACCGCTCCTCCTTCTGCCAGGCCTGGCCGCTGGCGCTGCGGACGAAGGCAAGCTCGCTTTCGAGAAAGCCTGCGCGCGCTGTCACAGCGTGACCCCCTTGGCGGCGAGCCAGGGCAAGACCCAGGCCGCGGCAAAGCGCGCGCCCCGGAGCAAGCGGGGCCGAAACATGGACCTGGCGCCCCTGATGCAGCAACGCACGCCCGAACAACTGCGCACGTGGATCGCAGGCCCCCATCGCATCAACCCCAAGACAAACTGCGATACGCGGCTATTGCCCGACGGCGACCGGGAGCTGCTCCTCAACTATCTGGCGATCGGCATCCACCCGCCGCCGCCCACGCGAGAGGAATTGCTGCGTCAGCAGTTCGAAAAGGACCTCGCGGCAAGCCGTGACCAGAAACAGCGCAAGGCGAATGATGCTGCCCGCCGCGCCCAGGGGAAGAAGTGA
- a CDS encoding DUF4114 domain-containing protein yields the protein MRTLSRTFAALALLTAPLAHAQTSQENPARLCEDQLDQNKQPEFSTDNLDIQESTILITSDSPARLQLNTNRTALNSEFIEFPFDQNVTINYVYESAGASHSLGYLYMDDLRDRGYVDANGNLLDTNRNGIFDLHEDLFNLAPRTGTKARPYIGQTRRCTRLFTSGGEEYSEPEIAMNQNCDATFVRNIDLADARPGLGGTWNRTDQIGAFVPNYPAAPIPWAQKPNRFSDRGLFPQIPNLLEPPSEANGHMGLGRMVFLLADDDGGLDTFQNLAPVEDRGHFSEGIPDYDVSRYDPRGLVRANNPDDGITAYDRTVDMGMVEGGKEVIFFIVAYYNNNHGPREGYVYPCLKQDPNGRCALHLRTSINVFFSKSAWNLDQNPEGGDVVAERNIGCQYLEGCNRDNPASTPTQACQIAGTNEYVCGWLDGPIEEWGTTLYRLANDDLFGNLVMPMEKVTIPRPPGVRNPMPHVIVGAPTTDPFRWILGFEDIPGGGDRDFNDVVFVINKQNGGSTRSATVSGDISPDIANDFVITKVRFKRQDDFAPQPRTCANGAPCFSEDVPGACTPEDGPEPTITYSLAVDCRVCEPNPDSGAIECVPNPNTPTWFPVNFPDTTPPTQEVELDIMAMGFTGSQLCWKVDITSPNELCRPIIDDVEVGYQAVRAGGYSRSSPSTVGNAIVWGINETPGSSWGREGTWPNTGMPSPGTRAYDGQKDFTVRGRVFFRSLYDPEDPSVTTAEQQWDAGRVMALSFGTNGHTSDPMTRKLFTMSAAGDRSTIADEMSDTSSASPLFPDSLCDLEHNGRFLYDLNNDGKCGTPSITVPDKHIADHTNDRNFLKEWLYGWEDHYTPGPSLQRRPWALGGINMSTVAISIPPYMDTWALSTRAGERDHYRRNFMEPLAERPTVAYLGTMNGYLHAFDAGAFRNSTNDACSPTAQVRGYFAAEAGCVSPGITPRNYGEGTDLFTYMPRMLLERYRNLYVRFNGSGNLPRPTMDASPSIANVDFGIPERQPWTRATSASKNQGAKTVLVSASGRNSPVVVALDVTNANDPWYPLPLWEFNLRDPATELAFSSAKISDPTIDLPDNSGSTHAPSIGRLTWGTETEGRWTTIVGTDFTPSSPSRAGALYLIDMKTGRPLDYGSSPGGARAGIITLDQGSGIAAETALIDLDRDGNYDVMYVPTTAGSVYRINLDQVNTSAPLGRKVKACKVASAPVTLSNHPDAATGQDPIYQQIHSNLGVSVIRNSGSPVIRFYFGTGDNPDEFSDGPADKSNYRYHLLAYEDIDPMGTGTCALLDPLWVQQLDPGQAVWGGVALAGDKVFATTAVGAAADICNLSETESGRYYESGLLPDGNNAPSLRSESLGGHGVNAPLVHDGHLIIPTALGEVQIKGNGRWNTGNANGGMARSKTLIYAPSTDGRIQQ from the coding sequence ATGCGGACCCTCTCTCGGACCTTCGCCGCGCTCGCGCTGCTCACCGCGCCGCTCGCGCACGCACAGACCTCGCAGGAGAACCCTGCCCGGCTGTGTGAAGACCAGCTCGACCAGAACAAGCAGCCTGAGTTCAGCACCGACAACCTGGATATCCAGGAGTCGACCATCCTCATCACCTCGGACAGCCCCGCCCGGCTCCAACTCAACACGAACCGCACGGCGCTGAACTCCGAGTTCATCGAGTTCCCGTTCGACCAGAACGTCACCATCAACTACGTGTACGAGTCCGCCGGCGCGTCCCACTCGCTCGGCTACCTCTACATGGACGACCTGCGCGACCGCGGGTACGTCGATGCCAACGGCAACCTGCTGGACACCAACCGCAACGGCATCTTCGACCTGCACGAGGACCTGTTCAACCTCGCGCCTCGGACCGGCACGAAGGCGCGCCCGTACATCGGACAGACCCGGCGTTGCACGCGACTCTTCACGTCGGGTGGCGAGGAGTACAGCGAGCCCGAGATCGCCATGAACCAGAACTGCGACGCCACGTTCGTGAGGAACATCGACCTCGCGGATGCCCGTCCGGGCCTTGGCGGCACGTGGAACCGGACCGATCAGATCGGCGCCTTCGTCCCCAACTACCCCGCCGCCCCCATCCCGTGGGCCCAGAAGCCCAACAGGTTCTCGGACCGGGGACTCTTCCCCCAGATTCCCAACCTGTTGGAGCCTCCTTCCGAGGCCAACGGCCACATGGGATTGGGGCGAATGGTCTTCCTGCTCGCCGACGATGACGGCGGCCTGGACACCTTCCAGAACCTCGCGCCGGTCGAGGACCGGGGTCACTTCTCCGAGGGCATCCCGGACTACGACGTGTCCCGCTATGACCCGCGTGGCCTCGTGCGCGCCAACAACCCCGACGACGGTATCACGGCCTATGACCGCACCGTGGACATGGGCATGGTGGAGGGCGGCAAGGAGGTCATCTTCTTCATCGTCGCCTATTACAATAACAACCACGGTCCTCGAGAAGGCTACGTCTATCCCTGCCTCAAGCAGGACCCCAATGGACGGTGCGCACTGCACCTGCGCACGTCCATCAACGTCTTCTTCTCCAAGTCCGCTTGGAACCTGGACCAGAACCCCGAGGGCGGCGACGTGGTCGCCGAGCGCAACATCGGGTGCCAGTACCTGGAAGGCTGCAACCGGGACAATCCCGCGAGCACGCCGACCCAGGCTTGCCAGATCGCGGGCACCAACGAGTACGTCTGCGGCTGGCTGGACGGACCGATTGAGGAGTGGGGCACCACGCTCTACCGCCTCGCCAATGACGACCTCTTCGGCAACCTCGTGATGCCGATGGAGAAGGTGACGATTCCGCGGCCTCCGGGCGTGCGAAACCCCATGCCCCACGTCATCGTGGGCGCGCCCACCACCGACCCCTTCCGCTGGATTCTGGGCTTCGAGGACATCCCCGGCGGCGGTGACCGCGACTTCAACGACGTCGTGTTCGTCATCAACAAGCAGAACGGCGGAAGCACGCGCTCGGCCACCGTGTCCGGAGACATCTCGCCCGACATCGCCAACGACTTCGTCATCACGAAGGTGCGCTTCAAGCGGCAGGACGACTTCGCCCCCCAACCGCGTACGTGCGCGAACGGCGCCCCTTGCTTCTCCGAGGACGTCCCGGGCGCATGCACGCCGGAGGATGGTCCCGAGCCCACCATCACCTATTCACTGGCGGTGGACTGCCGCGTCTGCGAGCCGAACCCCGACTCCGGCGCCATCGAGTGCGTCCCAAATCCGAACACGCCCACGTGGTTCCCGGTGAACTTCCCGGACACCACGCCCCCCACCCAGGAGGTGGAGTTGGACATCATGGCCATGGGCTTCACGGGCTCGCAGCTCTGCTGGAAGGTGGACATCACCAGCCCCAACGAGCTGTGCCGTCCCATCATCGACGACGTCGAGGTGGGCTACCAGGCCGTCCGTGCCGGTGGCTACTCCCGCTCCTCGCCGTCCACGGTGGGTAACGCCATCGTCTGGGGTATCAACGAAACGCCGGGCAGCTCGTGGGGACGTGAAGGCACCTGGCCCAACACCGGCATGCCCAGCCCCGGCACCCGGGCCTACGACGGCCAGAAGGACTTCACCGTCCGCGGTCGCGTCTTCTTCCGCTCGCTGTACGACCCCGAGGACCCCAGCGTCACCACCGCCGAACAGCAGTGGGATGCGGGGCGGGTGATGGCCCTCTCCTTCGGAACCAATGGCCACACGTCCGACCCGATGACGCGCAAGCTCTTCACGATGAGCGCGGCGGGCGACCGCAGCACCATCGCGGACGAGATGTCGGACACCAGCAGCGCCAGTCCCCTCTTCCCGGACTCGCTCTGCGACCTGGAGCACAACGGACGGTTCCTCTACGACCTCAACAACGACGGCAAGTGCGGCACCCCCTCCATCACCGTGCCAGACAAGCACATCGCGGACCACACCAACGACCGCAACTTCCTGAAGGAGTGGCTGTACGGCTGGGAGGACCACTACACCCCTGGACCGTCGCTGCAGCGGCGCCCGTGGGCGCTGGGCGGCATCAACATGTCGACGGTCGCCATCAGCATCCCGCCCTACATGGACACCTGGGCCCTGAGCACCCGCGCTGGCGAACGGGACCACTACCGGCGCAACTTCATGGAGCCGCTCGCCGAACGGCCGACCGTGGCCTACCTGGGCACGATGAACGGCTACCTGCACGCGTTCGATGCGGGAGCGTTCCGCAATTCGACGAACGACGCTTGCAGCCCGACGGCGCAGGTGCGCGGCTACTTCGCCGCGGAAGCCGGCTGTGTTTCGCCTGGCATCACGCCCCGCAACTACGGCGAGGGAACCGACCTGTTCACGTACATGCCGCGCATGTTGCTGGAGCGCTACCGCAACCTGTACGTGCGCTTCAATGGCTCCGGCAATCTGCCCCGGCCCACCATGGATGCGTCGCCCAGCATCGCCAACGTGGACTTCGGCATCCCGGAGAGACAGCCTTGGACTCGCGCGACGTCTGCGTCGAAGAACCAGGGCGCGAAGACCGTTCTCGTGAGTGCCTCGGGCAGGAACAGCCCGGTCGTCGTTGCGCTCGACGTCACCAACGCCAACGACCCCTGGTACCCGTTGCCCCTGTGGGAGTTCAACCTACGGGACCCCGCCACGGAACTGGCCTTCTCCAGCGCCAAAATCTCCGACCCGACCATCGACCTCCCGGACAACTCAGGGTCGACCCATGCGCCGTCGATTGGCCGCCTGACCTGGGGAACGGAGACGGAGGGCCGGTGGACGACCATCGTGGGCACCGACTTCACGCCTTCTTCGCCGAGCCGAGCCGGCGCGCTCTATCTCATCGACATGAAGACGGGTCGGCCGCTCGACTATGGCTCGTCGCCCGGAGGCGCCAGGGCCGGCATCATCACCCTGGACCAGGGCTCCGGCATCGCCGCGGAGACGGCGTTGATCGACCTCGATCGCGACGGCAATTACGACGTGATGTACGTGCCCACCACCGCGGGCAGCGTCTACCGCATCAACCTGGACCAGGTGAACACGAGTGCGCCGCTGGGCCGCAAGGTGAAGGCCTGCAAGGTCGCGAGCGCCCCCGTGACCCTGTCGAACCACCCGGACGCCGCCACGGGACAGGACCCCATCTACCAGCAGATTCACTCCAACCTGGGCGTGAGCGTCATCCGGAACAGCGGTAGCCCGGTGATCCGCTTCTACTTCGGCACGGGCGACAACCCCGACGAGTTCTCCGACGGCCCGGCGGACAAGAGCAACTATCGCTATCACCTGCTCGCCTACGAGGACATCGACCCGATGGGGACTGGGACCTGCGCGCTGCTTGACCCGCTGTGGGTCCAGCAGTTGGACCCGGGACAGGCGGTCTGGGGTGGCGTCGCGCTGGCGGGAGACAAGGTCTTCGCGACCACCGCCGTGGGCGCGGCGGCGGACATCTGCAACCTGAGCGAGACCGAAAGCGGCCGGTACTACGAGTCCGGGCTGCTTCCGGATGGCAACAACGCGCCTTCGCTGCGCAGCGAGTCGCTCGGTGGCCATGGCGTGAATGCCCCCCTGGTGCATGACGGGCACCTCATCATCCCCACGGCGCTGGGAGAGGTGCAGATCAAGGGCAATGGCCGGTGGAACACCGGCAACGCCAATGGCGGCATGGCCCGCTCGAAGACGCTCATCTACGCCCCCAGCACGGACGGGAGAATCCAGCAGTGA
- a CDS encoding type IV pilus modification PilV family protein produces the protein MTSQQKRQSRGVTLLEVVVAMAVLMLGIATAMLVVTQTSYANRRSLTATQAQLIAEQALENITQMGCSLDPPCINLVGLDGTFTVFQTTAGETRNVAPADPDVVAREFEVVVDVDVPSQPATIEPGSIVPANLTRNLVVGEPDTAGNIAHVRVTVSWREQERSDRQVVMLQTRMAP, from the coding sequence GTGACATCCCAGCAGAAGCGTCAGTCCCGGGGTGTCACGCTCCTCGAGGTCGTGGTCGCCATGGCCGTCCTGATGTTGGGCATCGCGACGGCGATGCTGGTCGTCACCCAGACCAGCTATGCCAACCGCCGCAGCCTCACCGCCACGCAGGCGCAGCTCATCGCCGAGCAGGCACTGGAGAACATCACCCAGATGGGATGTTCACTGGATCCGCCCTGCATCAACCTGGTCGGCCTGGACGGGACCTTCACCGTCTTCCAGACGACCGCGGGGGAGACCCGGAACGTGGCGCCCGCGGACCCGGATGTCGTTGCACGCGAATTCGAGGTCGTCGTGGATGTGGACGTACCGTCCCAGCCCGCCACCATCGAGCCGGGGTCCATCGTTCCGGCGAACCTCACGCGGAACCTCGTTGTCGGCGAGCCCGACACAGCGGGCAACATCGCCCATGTGCGGGTCACGGTCAGTTGGCGTGAGCAGGAGCGAAGCGACCGGCAGGTGGTGATGCTCCAGACGAGGATGGCGCCGTGA
- a CDS encoding PilW family protein, with translation MRTRFIQAASRASRGFTLIEVMIASAIGIIVLAVGLMAATQMQRRALFEEQTMTAQTTGRAIKELLAADLMRTGAGMGNAPINFHDMRRHSAIQVWTEPDLSTAVVTRPFLADPNFALPPADYAAFTSDVLQLHWGDTRGMVTLQSQNCSFPNVRESSQVYCTALNPSTLLQPTTTPTVPAFAVNPNRQLACHLRVTGVDSGTRRVTVEPGMGADNTTFGPCSDAPSGNFWNDDPTGGSSWFIMRAQSASYRVNWAGGTPALEYLAPGAADWVVVSRDVERLKVRLAVTSVAPPLGVLRWFPDVANGRPNPIDECTIDTCPIELHPEHELAPPGTPEELRDRLWQRVREVEVTLTVRTAKQDRDAFNPALPMALDAEGFPIDGYKRRTFTFRVTLRNFAAGGLLPRLTET, from the coding sequence GTGAGAACGCGTTTCATTCAAGCGGCCTCCAGGGCCTCCCGCGGCTTCACGCTCATCGAAGTGATGATTGCGAGCGCCATTGGCATCATCGTGCTCGCGGTGGGTCTGATGGCGGCCACCCAGATGCAGCGGCGTGCCCTCTTCGAGGAGCAGACGATGACGGCCCAGACGACGGGCCGGGCCATCAAGGAGCTGCTTGCCGCGGACCTCATGCGCACGGGCGCGGGGATGGGCAACGCGCCCATCAACTTCCACGACATGCGCAGGCATTCGGCGATTCAGGTGTGGACCGAGCCAGACCTGTCCACGGCGGTGGTGACACGCCCCTTTCTCGCGGACCCCAACTTCGCCCTGCCTCCGGCTGACTACGCGGCCTTCACGTCCGACGTCCTTCAGCTTCACTGGGGCGATACGCGCGGGATGGTGACACTCCAGAGTCAAAACTGCAGTTTCCCAAACGTGCGCGAATCGTCGCAGGTGTACTGCACGGCGCTCAATCCCTCCACGCTCCTGCAGCCCACCACCACCCCGACCGTCCCTGCCTTCGCGGTGAACCCCAACCGCCAGTTGGCCTGTCATCTGCGTGTCACTGGAGTCGACTCGGGGACACGACGCGTCACGGTTGAACCGGGAATGGGGGCGGACAACACAACCTTCGGTCCCTGTTCCGACGCGCCCTCCGGCAACTTCTGGAACGATGACCCCACTGGCGGAAGCTCCTGGTTCATCATGCGGGCCCAGAGCGCGTCCTACCGGGTGAACTGGGCGGGCGGAACGCCCGCGCTGGAGTACCTGGCCCCGGGTGCGGCGGACTGGGTGGTGGTCAGCCGCGATGTCGAGCGCCTCAAGGTGCGGCTCGCGGTCACGTCGGTCGCCCCGCCCCTTGGCGTCCTCCGATGGTTCCCTGATGTCGCGAACGGCCGGCCCAACCCCATCGATGAATGCACGATTGATACGTGTCCCATCGAATTGCACCCCGAACACGAGCTGGCACCACCGGGAACTCCCGAGGAACTGCGCGACCGGCTGTGGCAGCGGGTCCGAGAGGTCGAGGTCACCTTGACCGTCCGCACGGCCAAGCAGGACCGTGACGCCTTCAACCCGGCCCTGCCCATGGCCCTCGACGCGGAAGGTTTTCCCATCGATGGCTACAAGCGGCGCACGTTCACCTTTCGGGTCACACTCCGAAACTTCGCGGCGGGTGGACTCCTGCCTCGCCTGACGGAAACCTAA
- a CDS encoding pilus assembly FimT family protein yields the protein MRHVRGITLLEVMVTVAIIGFMASMAVLSMQGSVDRQRENEATRELWASALRARQRAISTNQPVRIVVENIDQQDGTTRTIARWEQLTCGNTWDNASCPTMGCENATCRTRPDCCSELGQDINVPRTMNATAIHGLCFMPGNGRPVLPNDLSCMRDSLDDAVALDAVAPGNIRFNFTGDRVRSLIMVEPRTGLSSVLDCDSQAAIDRPVAECTN from the coding sequence ATGCGGCACGTACGAGGCATCACGCTTCTGGAAGTCATGGTGACCGTGGCCATCATCGGTTTCATGGCCTCGATGGCCGTGCTGTCGATGCAGGGCTCCGTCGACCGCCAGCGGGAGAACGAGGCCACCCGCGAGCTGTGGGCCTCCGCGCTCCGCGCCCGGCAGCGCGCCATCTCCACCAATCAGCCCGTCCGCATCGTCGTGGAGAACATCGACCAGCAGGACGGCACCACGCGCACGATTGCGCGTTGGGAGCAGCTCACCTGCGGCAACACCTGGGACAACGCGAGCTGTCCCACGATGGGGTGTGAGAACGCCACATGCCGCACCCGGCCGGACTGCTGCAGCGAGCTGGGCCAGGACATCAACGTTCCCCGCACCATGAACGCCACGGCGATTCACGGGCTCTGCTTCATGCCCGGCAATGGACGCCCCGTGCTCCCGAATGACTTGAGCTGCATGCGGGACTCGCTCGATGACGCGGTCGCCCTGGACGCCGTCGCTCCGGGCAACATCCGCTTCAACTTCACCGGAGACAGGGTCCGCAGCCTCATCATGGTGGAGCCCCGTACGGGACTCTCCAGTGTGCTGGACTGCGACTCCCAGGCGGCCATCGACCGCCCCGTGGCGGAGTGCACGAACTGA